Proteins from a single region of Apium graveolens cultivar Ventura chromosome 7, ASM990537v1, whole genome shotgun sequence:
- the LOC141672039 gene encoding uncharacterized protein LOC141672039, producing MMEKIHMIEKKLYDATLKGDVETLDALMREDELVLARVSVTSCFNQTPLHLAAMLGHYAYAKSLVRYKPNFATRLDSQDRSPLHLASANGSVDIVRLLLQEDPSVCLVRDEDGRTPLHLAIMNGQYESINKLVEAKPEVTCYTLDNGETILHSCVTCNRLRALILLIESTILDEDLINVKDGSGNTILHTATALKRTQQVKYLLTRSEMRVNEVNVNGLTALDITEEIFKDVKTVEIKELLISHGALRAKEFWNTSHQLATEVTNNAQTSREQRCNRRVKLLRKVKKWSILKKKGENKGDSLLVAATVIAAMAYQASISPPGGVIGKDAGESKISTENSIEPGTSILAHYDPQTSKLFWMFNTISFIASLSIIFLFVSGISAKRKIFIRVLRAAMWIIVSSMALAYLVAVTTFIPGPNKHHNGTFVTLLIAAITWDGLILVSLLFLTYYLIRAASKKVKQYRKRILRNRREAVLTEGTRIIV from the coding sequence ATGATGGAGAAAATTCACATGATAGAGAAGAAGCTTTATGATGCAACCTTGAAAGGTGATGTGGAGACCTTGGACGCGTTGATGCGAGAAGATGAACTCGTTCTAGCCCGAGTATCAGTCACTTCTTGCTTTAACCAAACCCCCTTGCATCTAGCTGCCATGCTAGGTCACTATGCCTATGCAAAATCACTTGTACGATACAAGCCAAATTTTGCTACTAGGCTTGACTCGCAAGACCGTTCACCTCTTCATTTGGCATCTGCAAACGGTAGTGTAGATATTGTGAGATTGTTGTTACAAGAAGATCCAAGTGTATGTTTAGTTCGAGATGAGGATGGCAGAACCCCCCTGCATCTTGCTATAATGAATGGTCAATACGAGTCTATAAACAAGTTGGTGGAAGCGAAGCCAGAGGTAACTTGCTACACTTTGGATAACGGAGAGACAATACTTCACTCGTGTGTCACATGTAATCGTCTGAGAGCTCTCATTCTTCTGATAGAATCTACTATATTAGATGAGGATTTAATAAATGTGAAAGATGGAAGTGGCAATACAATTTTACACACTGCAACAGCTCTGAAACGAACACAGCAAGTAAAATACCTGCTCACCAGAAGCGAAATGAGAGTAAATGAAGTCAACGTAAATGGCCTCACAGCTCTGGACATAACAGAAGAAATTTTTAAAGATGTTAAAACCGTTGAAATCAAGGAATTGCTTATTTCACATGGTGCTTTAAGAGCCAAAGAATTTTGGAACACATCTCACCAATTGGCTACGGAAGTTACTAATAATGCTCAGACATCAAGAGAACAGCGCTGCAATAGAAGAGTTAAGTTATTAAGGAAAGTGAAGAAGTGGAGCATTTTAAAGAAGAAAGGTGAAAACAAAGGTGACTCATTACTCGTGGCAGCAACTGTCATAGCTGCCATGGCTTATCAAGCATCCATTAGCCCACCTGGAGGTGTCATTGGTAAGGATGCTGGTGAAAGCAAAATAAGTACCGAAAACAGTATAGAACCAGGAACATCAATTCTAGCACATTATGATCCACAAACAAGTAAATTGTTTTGGATGTTTAACACCATATCTTTTATTGCTTCTTTGAGTATAATCTTCTTGTTTGTAAGTGGCATATCTGCTAAAAGAAAAATCTTCATTCGCGTTTTGAGGGCTGCAATGTGGATTATTGTTTCATCAATGGCGCTGGCATATTTAGTAGCAGTTACGACCTTTATTCCAGGTCCAAACAAACACCACAACGGCACATTTGTGACACTATTGATTGCAGCAATCACATGGGATGGACTGATACTTGTTTCCCTCTTATTTCTAACCTATTATTTAATCCGTGCTGCTTCAAAGAAAGTTAAACAATACAGAAAGAGGATTTTAAGGAATAGAAGAGAAGCGGTCCTTACTGAAGGCACAAGAATTATTGTTTGA